One Rhodobacteraceae bacterium M385 genomic region harbors:
- a CDS encoding DeoR/GlpR family DNA-binding transcription regulator, whose product MTNHDSNLTLSERRTNILETVEQSGFATIETLAERFRVSAQTVRRDIIALANAGRLQRFHGGAGPVDQAEAARLDYSAKRNIARPEKQIVGRRAAKLIPDGATLYLDVGTTIEACAVELAKRPGFTVFTNSMPAAMKFDPAHHQVHLLGGRMAGRDGSLVGAEIVDRLRNVRLDYALIACSAVDQDDRVMDFDVDKIAIKQAALQSARHPFLLATRSKFNRTALAVVASVEDFDQVISEG is encoded by the coding sequence ATGACAAACCACGATTCAAACCTTACACTTTCCGAGCGACGCACGAATATCTTGGAAACTGTTGAACAGAGCGGTTTCGCAACGATTGAAACCTTAGCCGAACGTTTCAGGGTTTCCGCGCAAACGGTTCGTCGCGACATCATTGCGCTAGCCAATGCTGGCCGTTTACAGCGATTTCACGGTGGTGCAGGGCCGGTAGATCAGGCGGAAGCCGCTAGACTTGATTACAGTGCAAAGCGAAACATCGCCCGACCCGAGAAGCAGATTGTTGGGCGGCGAGCTGCAAAACTCATTCCTGATGGTGCCACGCTCTACCTCGATGTTGGAACAACGATAGAGGCCTGCGCAGTTGAATTGGCGAAGCGCCCTGGCTTCACTGTTTTCACCAACTCCATGCCCGCAGCAATGAAGTTCGATCCGGCCCACCATCAAGTCCACCTGCTCGGGGGCCGCATGGCCGGTCGAGATGGCTCTCTTGTTGGCGCAGAAATCGTTGATCGCCTCCGGAATGTGCGTTTGGACTACGCGTTGATTGCTTGCTCAGCCGTCGACCAGGACGATCGAGTGATGGATTTCGATGTAGATAAGATCGCAATCAAACAAGCAGCGCTGCAGTCAGCCCGTCATCCCTTTTTGCTTGCGACCAGGAGTAAATTCAACAGAACAGCTCTCGCGGTCGTCGCCTCAGTCGAGGACTTTGATCAAGTCATCTCCGAAGGCTGA
- a CDS encoding TIGR00725 family protein has protein sequence MTTQISLAKRNDGRIEINGFELDASRWCLGSESNSGSPVSLEEAFEHLASSGQLRGVVVGIIGPRDATLEQIGAAEQIAFSLGSYGLTLICGGKSGVMEAASRGCRDAGGLMVGILPGSVPSEANDYVGIPLPTGLGEARNMIIAKSARVLVAVGGSYGTLSEVAYGLHFSKPVIGIAGAAQVDGVTHVESADAAVTAVLEALILASTRPEPTKNGETLGGACL, from the coding sequence ATGACAACACAAATATCTCTGGCAAAACGCAACGATGGCCGGATTGAGATTAACGGATTCGAGTTAGACGCCTCGCGGTGGTGCCTTGGGTCAGAAAGTAACTCTGGGTCGCCCGTCTCACTCGAGGAAGCCTTCGAGCATCTCGCAAGCAGTGGTCAGCTGAGAGGTGTTGTTGTTGGAATTATCGGCCCCAGAGACGCAACGTTGGAACAGATTGGCGCGGCAGAACAGATCGCCTTTTCCCTTGGAAGCTACGGTTTGACTTTGATCTGCGGAGGCAAGTCAGGGGTTATGGAAGCGGCCTCGCGCGGGTGTCGCGACGCGGGTGGCCTGATGGTCGGTATCTTGCCTGGAAGCGTTCCGAGTGAAGCAAATGACTACGTCGGCATACCGCTTCCAACCGGTCTCGGCGAGGCGCGGAACATGATCATTGCGAAATCGGCGCGTGTTCTTGTCGCTGTCGGTGGATCTTACGGAACGTTGAGTGAAGTCGCCTATGGGCTGCATTTCTCAAAACCCGTGATCGGGATTGCCGGCGCTGCACAGGTCGATGGCGTCACCCATGTTGAAAGTGCCGACGCGGCTGTCACCGCAGTGTTGGAGGCGTTGATCCTGGCAAGCACCCGACCCGAACCCACCAAGAATGGAGAAACGCTCGGGGGTGCCTGCCTATGA